TTTTGTGTTTCTTTAAAAATATCCGGCTTGTATGAATTTGATTTATTAGTATTGCTATAGCCAAAATTCGCAATTCCTCTGGCATCTAATGCTTCCTCCACTAATATTCCTACAACTTTAGATCTACTTATTGATTCGCTTTTTGATATTTCATCAATAATTTCAAGTACCCTTTTTCTAGGAAGATAACCTATCCTTTTAACTTTATTTTCCATAAAAACACCATTTGTCGATATTGTAACACTTCTGTCAAATTGAATCGGATTTTAATTTATAGTACTATTTGTAAACTTAAGTTATTAAACAAAGTATAATTGAAAGAGCTTTTTAGAAAGTTATTTCTGAATTATTGATTAGGAAATTTTTATATGCTTCATCTAATTACTTTTTCATGTATGTTCAAAATTTCAAAATCTTCTAATTCAAATTCCAAATATTATGAAAGATAAACTATTTGATAATGCTGATAGCTTTGCGATGTCATTTGACGAAGAATGGGAAAATATTGATTGTAATGATTCACGATTAAAAATAGATAAAGTATTTGAACTTTTATCTGAACATCCTTTTTTAGTTTCTAATCCAGAGAATGCAAGAAAATTGGCTGAATTTAGGATATTTTCATTAAAGAAGTTTCAATAATTATTTTTAAATTTTTTTGAGTAATTTATTTAAGTAAAAAGTTCAATACTTAAGATTTACATAGTGGGCGAATTAAAAAATCCCTTGCTATATAAAAATATTGCTATTCCAATAATTGGACCTATTCCAAATATAAAAAGGACTAACTTTGCAGAATTTTTTGTTTGACCTAATTCTTGACTTTTTTTATTTGACTTAAATTGGATTTTCTTAGCTTTTTTGTTTTTCATGAGAGATATATTACTACATTACAAATTTTAAGATTTTGAGAAGTCATTAAATATCCAAAGATTTTATGATTTAGCTTAATTTAATTGGAATCACAAAAACACAATAATGTATAATGTAGTTAATAAAAAGCAAATATGAGTGCAGCTAAGAGAGAGGAAGTAAGTTCTCACCTTAGATATATTAGGTTAGAGCTTAGAGAAATGCATCAAATGCTTATCAAAGAAGATTTGTTGCCAGATCTAAATGATGCAAAACAAGTACATGCACAACTCGATGCTTTACTGGATTTAGTTTCAGAAAAAAGAGTAAGAAATATTAAAAGTCAATTTGGTAATTTTTAAATCATTTGAATAAAGTTATAAATAATTAGTAGCTGATTCTATTTTTTTGCGATTGTCATGCATCTGCTCAAGTTTATTATAAATCTCTTTAATTTGGATTTGTAATAGATCAGTTGAATTAATATTGCTTAAAGCTTCCATTGCCGATAGAAGACTTTCCTTCGCTTCAATCAAATGTCTACATTCTTTACTACCAGCTTCGTATGACATAATGCTATAAAAATTCTATTATCACAAATATATAAAAAATTGTTCAGTATTGTTTGATACTCTTATTAAATGAAACCTTATTATTGTCATTTCTAATACATTAGAGGTAATTAATTTTACTAAAATTTAAAAAAAAACTAATGAAAAAAAATTTCAAAGATTATGAAATCTGTATTAATGTAGCCCTAGATAATGCAAAAAAAAGAATTTCTATATTAGACGAACCAGATAAAAAGTGTGTTTTAGAAGAATATAAGGAATGGATAACTGAAGGTTTAATCAATCATGGAGTTTTACTAATTAGAGAAGACCCAATTATCTAAAAATATTTTTAATTATTTGCATTAGAAGTGATTTTATATAAAAAATAAAGGCTTAAAATAAAAGTAATTATTAGAATTAGTGTTAAAGAAGATAAATTATACATAATTTCACATAAAATTCTAAATAATATTAACAGATTTCCTTATGATTTTCTCTAAATTCAGTTTTCTTTAAAAAGTGAGAAAATAAATTTATTCAAATTTTTCTTTTCTAAAAAAATTTCTTTAGACTTGTAATTTTTCAGCTTATTAAAAATTTTTTCTACTATATATTCTGATTTTGGATCCATAATGCAAAATTATTTTTCTAGCAAATAAAGTTTCTCTTCTCCAATTTTATCTGGTTTTGTAATTTTACATCCTTTATCTTTTTCCATGTCGCAATCTTTTGTTGCAGGAACAGACTTCCATGTACAAATTTTTTCCTTAGAATCTTCTTTTAAGATAATCCATCCATCATCTAAATATTCTGAAATCCCATCGTCACCGCAGGAAAACTTTATTTCCATCCTTTTCGTTTCTGAATTTGTATTCTCATGAATATTTTCTTCAGAATTTATGCTTGGGTAATTTTTATTGATTGATGATCTGCAGGAAGTTAAGAAAATTACAACTAAAAATATTTGCGAAAATTGTTTAATTCTTTTCATGTTATTTCAGATTCTTTATAACAAAAGTTATTTAAATTATAGTTTATTTTGATTCTATTAATTTTAATAGTTGATCCATTTTATTCATCAATGTTTTTAATTCATCTGGATGAGGCAAAATTAATTCTTCATTAACTGATAAATGCATTTTTTTTAAGTCATGCCTTAAATCTTTTAAATGATTTTTCACATTTTCCTTTTTTTGTCTTATATCTGTCATAGGATTAAAATTTAAATTTAATAAAAGTTAAAAAATAATTATAATAAAGGGAGGAAATTCATTGGTAATAATTAAAGTTTTAATTTTTTGAATTTTCAATTTCATATATTTCTTCACCACCAT
This window of the Prochlorococcus sp. MIT 1314 genome carries:
- a CDS encoding CopG family transcriptional regulator, encoding MENKVKRIGYLPRKRVLEIIDEISKSESISRSKVVGILVEEALDARGIANFGYSNTNKSNSYKPDIFKETQNENMHLKDAEDEFVDDSGYTVSSNKKLDRSISSADIELANKINILKESGLI
- a CDS encoding alpha-2-macroglobulin, with the protein product MKRIKQFSQIFLVVIFLTSCRSSINKNYPSINSEENIHENTNSETKRMEIKFSCGDDGISEYLDDGWIILKEDSKEKICTWKSVPATKDCDMEKDKGCKITKPDKIGEEKLYLLEK